A genomic region of Caulobacter vibrioides contains the following coding sequences:
- a CDS encoding class II aldolase/adducin family protein codes for MADGALPITSLKGKVSEAEWQARVDLAALYRLVALHGWDDMIFTHISARIPGPDHHFLINPYGMFFGEITASSLVKVDLEGNVIDKTPYYINPAGFTIHSAVHAARDDAHYVMHLHSDQGVAVSAHKEGLLPLTQHSLIVLPQLAYHDYEGIALNLEERERIVADLGQKKLMMLRNHGTLSVGASAAECWLGMFFLERACAQQVMALSVGRDNVLLAPDAAQDEVRKQTGMGMGMIGGLAWPGCLRKLDRESPGYAD; via the coding sequence ATGGCCGACGGCGCTCTGCCCATCACATCCCTGAAGGGCAAGGTCAGCGAAGCGGAGTGGCAAGCGCGGGTCGATCTCGCCGCCCTCTATCGTCTCGTGGCCCTGCACGGGTGGGACGACATGATCTTCACCCACATCTCGGCCCGCATTCCGGGCCCTGACCACCATTTCCTGATCAATCCCTATGGGATGTTCTTCGGCGAGATCACGGCCTCGAGCCTGGTGAAGGTCGATCTCGAGGGCAACGTGATCGACAAGACGCCGTACTACATCAATCCGGCGGGTTTCACGATCCACTCGGCCGTCCATGCCGCGCGCGACGACGCCCACTATGTGATGCACCTGCACAGCGATCAGGGCGTGGCGGTGTCGGCGCACAAGGAAGGTCTGCTGCCGCTGACGCAACATTCGCTAATCGTCTTGCCTCAACTCGCCTATCACGATTATGAAGGCATTGCGCTCAACCTTGAGGAGCGAGAGCGCATCGTGGCTGACCTTGGCCAGAAGAAGCTGATGATGTTGCGCAACCACGGCACCCTGTCCGTGGGCGCCAGCGCGGCCGAATGCTGGTTGGGGATGTTCTTCCTGGAGCGGGCATGCGCGCAGCAGGTGATGGCGCTTTCAGTCGGACGCGACAACGTGCTGCTGGCGCCCGACGCCGCGCAGGACGAGGTTCGCAAGCAAACCGGCATGGGCATGGGCATGATCGGTGGGCTGGCCTGGCCGGGCTGCCTGCGCAAACTGGACCGCGAGTCGCCGGGCTACGCCGACTAG
- a CDS encoding DUF969 domain-containing protein has protein sequence MLTLLGVAVIVLGFALRFNPLLVVMAAAMTSGLAAGLTPVEVLAAFGKAFNTNRYVSVAWLVLPAIGVLERAGLREQARRTIQGLQAATAGRILLAYLALRQVAAALGLTQVAGHAQTVRPLLAPMAEAAAEPLSDDQRQKVRAMSAATDNIGLFFGEDIFLAIGSILLIVGFLDQSGITVEPLALSVWAIPTAIAAFLIHGARLLMFDRHLAPKAEDAA, from the coding sequence ATGCTGACCCTTTTAGGCGTTGCGGTGATCGTGCTGGGCTTCGCCCTGCGCTTCAATCCGCTGCTGGTCGTGATGGCCGCCGCCATGACATCGGGTCTGGCCGCAGGCCTCACCCCGGTCGAGGTGCTGGCCGCGTTTGGCAAGGCGTTCAACACCAACCGTTATGTCAGCGTCGCCTGGCTGGTCCTGCCCGCCATTGGCGTGCTGGAGCGCGCGGGCCTGCGCGAACAGGCGCGGCGCACGATCCAGGGCCTGCAGGCGGCGACGGCGGGGCGGATCCTGCTGGCCTATCTGGCGCTGCGCCAGGTCGCCGCCGCGCTGGGTCTGACCCAGGTGGCCGGTCACGCCCAGACCGTCCGCCCGCTGCTGGCGCCGATGGCCGAGGCCGCCGCCGAGCCCCTGTCCGACGACCAGCGCCAGAAGGTCCGGGCCATGAGCGCGGCCACGGACAATATCGGCCTCTTCTTCGGCGAGGACATCTTCCTGGCGATCGGCTCGATCCTGCTGATCGTCGGCTTCCTGGACCAGAGCGGCATCACCGTCGAACCGCTGGCCCTGTCGGTGTGGGCGATCCCGACCGCCATCGCCGCCTTCCTGATCCATGGCGCGCGGCTGTTGATGTTCGACCGCCACCTCGCGCCCAAGGCGGAGGACGCTGCATGA
- a CDS encoding efflux RND transporter periplasmic adaptor subunit — MIRRHFFLIVALAAVVLMLGVGGFKLAFANKETKGGGGGRATSVSQAVVGERPFTDRIEVLGSAKGRQSVTITSNTAELITAVRFTDGQAVSRGQILVELKAEAEDAGIAEARARLAQAERDYKRWKTLADKGIAPRASAEQYLAAYETSKAAVESAQANKLDRVIRAPFAGRVGISDVAPGMLISPGTAIVTLDDTSVIRVDFSVPDRYLETLRVGLPITAKPDALPGESFVGRIAQLDTRIDPTTRAIKARAEFPNAGGRLKPGMLVKVAIDQGVRTGVAVPEAAVQFEGEQASVYVVAKGPKGMIARRTDVDTGLTEGGFVEIRSGLKTGDKIVADGLNRIQDGASIAGGKPGDKAGQKPDGKGGADRKAG, encoded by the coding sequence TTGATCCGCAGGCACTTTTTCCTCATCGTGGCCCTGGCCGCCGTGGTTCTCATGCTGGGCGTGGGCGGCTTCAAGCTGGCCTTCGCCAACAAGGAGACCAAAGGCGGCGGAGGCGGTCGTGCGACCAGCGTCTCGCAGGCGGTGGTCGGCGAGCGTCCGTTTACGGATCGAATCGAGGTTCTGGGCTCCGCCAAGGGGCGCCAGTCGGTGACCATCACCTCGAATACGGCGGAACTGATCACGGCGGTTCGCTTCACCGACGGCCAAGCCGTGTCGCGGGGCCAGATCCTGGTCGAGCTCAAGGCCGAAGCCGAGGACGCCGGCATCGCCGAGGCGCGGGCGCGCCTTGCGCAGGCCGAGCGCGACTACAAGCGGTGGAAGACCCTGGCCGACAAGGGCATCGCTCCGCGCGCCTCCGCTGAGCAGTATCTGGCCGCATACGAGACCTCGAAGGCGGCGGTCGAATCCGCTCAGGCCAACAAGCTGGACCGCGTGATCCGCGCGCCGTTCGCCGGACGGGTCGGGATTTCGGACGTCGCGCCGGGCATGCTGATCAGCCCCGGCACCGCGATCGTCACCTTGGACGACACCTCGGTGATCCGCGTCGATTTCTCGGTCCCGGACCGTTATCTGGAGACTCTGCGCGTCGGACTTCCGATCACCGCTAAGCCCGATGCGTTGCCGGGCGAGAGCTTCGTGGGCCGTATCGCGCAACTCGACACCCGCATCGACCCGACCACCCGCGCCATCAAGGCCCGCGCCGAGTTTCCGAACGCCGGTGGTCGTCTGAAGCCCGGCATGCTGGTCAAGGTGGCGATCGACCAGGGTGTCCGCACCGGCGTCGCCGTCCCGGAAGCCGCCGTGCAGTTTGAGGGCGAGCAGGCGTCGGTCTATGTCGTCGCCAAGGGCCCCAAGGGCATGATCGCGCGCCGTACGGATGTCGACACGGGCCTCACCGAGGGGGGCTTCGTCGAGATCCGGTCGGGTCTGAAGACCGGTGACAAGATCGTCGCCGACGGTCTGAACCGCATTCAGGACGGCGCGTCGATCGCCGGCGGCAAGCCCGGCGACAAGGCTGGGCAAAAGCCGGACGGCAAGGGCGGCGCTGACCGCAAGGCCGGCTGA